A genomic region of Arachis hypogaea cultivar Tifrunner chromosome 5, arahy.Tifrunner.gnm2.J5K5, whole genome shotgun sequence contains the following coding sequences:
- the LOC112803791 gene encoding uncharacterized protein yields the protein MKMISGKKDPPISSSKNKLKILSWQERRKLERDRKQKEEDEQILAKVEAPIPQSNIGFKLLKQMGYTPGAALGKEGLGRAEPVGIEIRRLRVGIGLDDPHKEKRKNEKIIAERKRRKEEDLMQDFGLRQKSRWQSKRVVANFHKAKVALDQLENREIIEPEKNEDDEEEEDEEEEEITEEDLQEVLMKLRDDHNYCLFCGCKYESKDALFTNCTETNEDDH from the exons atGAAGATG ATATCTGGCAAGAAAGACCCTCCAATCAGCTCTTCCAAGAATAAGTTAAAAATACTCAGCTGGCAAGAACGACGAAAACTTGAAAGAGATAGAAAGCAGAAAGAAGAGGATGAGCAAATATTAGCAAAAGTGGAAGCTCcaataccacaatccaacattggGTTTAAGCTGCTCAAACAAATGGGTTATACGCCCGGTGCTGCCCTAGGCAAAGAGGGTTTGGGTAGGGCTGAGCCAGTGGGGATTGAGATTCGACGATTGCGAGTTGGTATTGGCTTAGATGATCCTCACAAGGAGAAGAGGAAAAATGAGAAAATCATAGCTGAGAGAAAAAGGAGGAAAGAGGAGGATCTAATGCAAGACTTTGGGTTGAGACAGAAGTCGCGATGGCAGAGTAAGAGAGTTGTAGCCAATTTTCATAAGGCAAAGGTTGCCCTTGATCAATTAGAGAATAGAGAAATCATTGAACCGGAAAAGAATGAGGatgatgaagaagaggaagatgaggaagaggaagaaataaCAGAAGAG GATTTGCAAGAAGTTTTGATGAAACTGAGGGATGACCACAATTATTGCCTCTTTTGTGGATGCAAG TATGAATCAAAGGATGCTCTCTTTACCAACTGCACTGAAACCAATGAAGATGATCACTAA